In Acidobacteriota bacterium, the following are encoded in one genomic region:
- a CDS encoding sigma-70 family RNA polymerase sigma factor, with protein MNNKAPLADEEIIKRCQQGEKDAYRLLVERYKRMAYAVALAILGSPDDALDASEEAFVKAYYALSSFKPGESFGAWLHRIVVNTAISELRRRKRRKSVYILDLKDELRAKSRSPEEALYSSEVKEKLEEGLSMLDEKKREIIILRDIEGFSYREIAELLKIPLGTVMSRLHEARKELKRVMEKVLRRSK; from the coding sequence TTGAATAATAAGGCTCCGCTTGCCGATGAGGAGATAATCAAGCGGTGTCAGCAAGGGGAGAAGGATGCTTATCGCCTTCTGGTCGAACGGTACAAGAGGATGGCTTATGCGGTAGCCCTGGCTATCCTCGGCTCACCGGATGATGCGCTTGATGCCTCGGAGGAAGCCTTTGTGAAAGCTTATTACGCCCTCTCCTCATTCAAGCCCGGCGAGAGCTTCGGCGCCTGGCTCCACCGGATAGTGGTGAATACCGCCATAAGCGAGCTAAGGAGGAGAAAAAGGCGCAAGAGCGTTTATATCCTCGATCTAAAAGACGAGTTGCGGGCGAAATCGCGAAGTCCAGAAGAGGCGCTTTACTCCTCTGAGGTGAAGGAGAAGCTTGAGGAAGGATTGTCGATGCTCGATGAGAAGAAGCGGGAGATAATCATCCTTAGGGACATCGAGGGCTTTTCCTATCGGGAGATAGCGGAGCTTCTCAAAATACCCTTGGGGACGGTGATGTCCCGGCTCCACGAGGCGAGGAAGGAGCTTAAGAGGGTGATGGAAAAGGTGCTGAGGAGAAGTAAATGA
- a CDS encoding zf-HC2 domain-containing protein yields MNCDQFEVLISGYLDGELSKEDEERLLRHLEVCPKCRNSLEELKRLKEVASKMKLTEPPKEIWDSYWERISNRITRGIGWILFIIGAALIAGYGIYQFATEPATSAFVKLCTFAIIVGFALLLVSVLWERIKEAKTDKYKGVYK; encoded by the coding sequence ATGAACTGTGATCAGTTCGAGGTACTAATCTCGGGCTACCTCGATGGGGAGCTCTCAAAGGAGGATGAGGAAAGACTCCTCCGCCATCTTGAGGTATGCCCCAAGTGCCGCAATAGCCTCGAGGAGCTAAAAAGACTGAAGGAGGTGGCTTCAAAAATGAAACTGACCGAACCACCAAAGGAGATCTGGGATAGCTATTGGGAACGGATCTCCAACCGTATCACCAGAGGAATAGGCTGGATTCTATTCATCATCGGGGCGGCGCTGATCGCCGGCTACGGGATATATCAGTTCGCCACCGAACCAGCAACGAGCGCTTTTGTAAAGCTGTGCACCTTTGCGATCATCGTTGGCTTCGCCCTTCTTCTGGTCTCCGTTCTCTGGGAACGGATAAAGGAGGCAAAAACCGATAAATACAAGGGGGTATACAAATGA
- a CDS encoding YbjQ family protein, with translation MIVTTTDDIPGMKIVKVMGLVRGNTVRARHLGRDIMAGLRNVVGGEIHEYTKLLAEAREQALDRMKEAAEKLGANAVVGARFSTSMVMSAAAEMLVYGTAVLVKPE, from the coding sequence ATGATCGTTACCACTACTGATGATATCCCGGGGATGAAGATAGTAAAGGTAATGGGATTGGTCAGAGGAAACACCGTTCGTGCCCGTCATTTGGGCAGGGATATTATGGCTGGACTGCGGAATGTGGTCGGCGGTGAGATCCACGAGTACACCAAGCTACTCGCCGAAGCAAGGGAACAGGCGCTCGACCGGATGAAGGAGGCGGCGGAAAAGCTTGGAGCAAACGCAGTAGTGGGAGCGCGGTTTAGCACCTCGATGGTGATGTCTGCCGCAGCGGAGATGCTCGTCTACGGGACCGCGGTACTGGTTAAGCCGGAATAA
- the acpS gene encoding holo-ACP synthase: MALAVGNDLVELSRIERAYRRLGEKFLKRLLTEREMSLLPQKGKRRISFLAGRWAAKEAIAKALGKGISGGIGLSKNGIPLTDIEILREETGAPKPMLHRRARKRAEEMGISEVRIAITHSREIASAVALLF; this comes from the coding sequence ATGGCTTTAGCCGTAGGAAATGATCTCGTTGAGCTCAGTCGGATAGAGAGGGCTTATCGCAGATTAGGGGAGAAGTTCCTCAAACGGCTCCTAACTGAGAGAGAAATGAGCCTCCTTCCCCAAAAAGGAAAAAGGAGGATAAGCTTCTTGGCGGGAAGATGGGCGGCAAAAGAGGCGATAGCGAAGGCACTGGGGAAGGGTATATCTGGAGGGATTGGGCTGTCGAAGAATGGGATTCCCCTTACCGATATCGAGATCCTAAGGGAGGAAACCGGGGCACCGAAGCCGATGCTTCACCGCCGGGCGAGAAAACGAGCGGAGGAGATGGGGATAAGCGAGGTAAGAATCGCCATCACCCATTCAAGGGAGATCGCCTCCGCGGTTGCCCTTCTTTTTTAA
- a CDS encoding FAD-binding protein — MEERVKKEVKKIVGKEGMTDEVEDLVCYSYDATNRSFLPDVVVYPENTSQVVELVRLAVREKFPLIPRGAGCGYTGGSVPLSGGMVLVFSRMDRIIEIDEDNLIAVAEPGVVTSRFREEVEKRGLFYPPDPASLEYCTLGGNVAENAGGPRAFKYGVTREYVLGLEVVLPSSEVIDTGSRVMKDVVGYDLTRLFVGSEGTLGIITRITLKLKPLPESRRTMRLIYKDVEDAGRTVSSIIKNKIVPSALELMDASSIRAVEEAYKLGLSPDIGAILIIEVDGSEAQVKEEAEKVIKVAKEHSCREVLTATTPEEEEEVWRVRRSISPALAQLKSGKINEDVVVPRSEIPTYLKFIRELSSELGILIVCFGHAGDGNIHTNFMYERGNREEEEKVHQAVERTFNKVIELKGSISGEHGIGFTKKPYLTLQLSPSELSVMRRIKKLFDPEGILNPGKIFPEEG; from the coding sequence ATGGAAGAGAGGGTGAAAAAGGAGGTAAAAAAGATAGTAGGGAAAGAGGGGATGACGGATGAGGTGGAGGACCTCGTCTGTTATTCCTACGATGCCACCAATAGAAGTTTTCTTCCCGATGTCGTGGTCTATCCGGAGAACACCTCCCAGGTGGTAGAGCTGGTGAGGCTTGCGGTAAGGGAGAAATTCCCCCTCATCCCCCGGGGGGCAGGTTGTGGCTATACCGGTGGCTCGGTTCCCTTATCCGGGGGGATGGTGCTCGTCTTCTCCCGGATGGATAGGATAATCGAGATAGACGAGGACAACCTTATAGCGGTGGCGGAACCAGGGGTGGTGACGAGTCGGTTTCGGGAGGAGGTGGAGAAGAGGGGGCTTTTCTATCCCCCTGATCCGGCGAGCCTCGAATACTGCACCTTAGGGGGCAATGTGGCGGAGAATGCCGGTGGTCCCCGGGCGTTCAAATACGGGGTAACCCGGGAGTATGTACTTGGGCTCGAGGTGGTTCTTCCCTCTTCCGAGGTGATTGACACCGGCTCCCGGGTAATGAAGGATGTGGTGGGTTATGATCTTACCCGCCTCTTCGTCGGCTCGGAGGGAACATTGGGGATCATCACCCGGATCACCTTGAAGTTGAAGCCACTTCCCGAATCTCGTCGGACGATGAGGCTAATCTACAAGGATGTCGAGGATGCGGGGAGGACCGTTTCTTCGATAATAAAGAACAAGATCGTCCCCTCCGCCCTCGAACTGATGGACGCCTCCTCGATAAGGGCAGTGGAGGAGGCGTATAAACTGGGTCTTTCCCCGGACATTGGAGCGATACTTATCATCGAAGTGGATGGGAGCGAGGCTCAGGTGAAGGAGGAGGCGGAAAAGGTGATCAAGGTGGCGAAGGAGCATTCCTGTCGCGAGGTGCTCACTGCTACCACCCCGGAGGAGGAAGAGGAGGTGTGGCGGGTTCGCCGGTCCATCTCCCCGGCGCTCGCCCAGCTCAAGTCGGGCAAGATAAATGAGGATGTAGTGGTACCTCGAAGTGAGATCCCGACCTACCTCAAGTTTATCCGGGAGCTCTCCTCGGAGCTCGGTATCCTGATCGTCTGTTTTGGGCATGCGGGTGATGGAAACATCCATACCAATTTTATGTATGAACGGGGGAATAGAGAGGAGGAGGAAAAGGTCCACCAGGCGGTGGAACGAACCTTCAACAAGGTTATCGAGCTCAAAGGGAGCATCTCGGGCGAGCACGGGATTGGCTTCACCAAGAAGCCCTATCTCACCCTTCAGCTTTCCCCTTCTGAGCTTTCGGTGATGAGGAGGATAAAAAAGCTGTTCGATCCCGAAGGAATATTGAATCCGGGAAAGATATTCCCCGAAGAAGGTTAA